The genomic DNA cggcacggcacagggGACCCCCCGTCGCTGCCGTGGGACCcccaccggccccgccgcccggctccagCCCGCCCTGGCCGTGGTGCCCACCCTGAcgcccctctctctttctctcccgcCCGGCCGTGGCGCAGGGCTGCTCTTTGTGACAAACGTTGATAGCTCAGACCCCGACCAGCTGGTCTACAAAACCCCCGAGCCCAGCGAGAAGGTGCCCGGCGCGGCCGGCGACGTGGCCCAGAATAGCTACTTGGGTTCGTAAGCGCCGGCGGTGTCGGCGTCCCCgtgtgcccccctccccggagccgtGTCCTGTGGCGTGTCCCCCGTGTctgtggaggggagagggaaggcgaGCTCCGGCAGCCTCGGCCGGGCCCTGCGAGCACACGTCCGCACACACGTGTCCCCGTGCAGACACGCGTGCACCCAGCACACCTCCCTCTGCACCCCCTGTACACGCAGCATCACCCCCCTCCTCGTGCACACATGCACCGAGcacccccccgtgcaccccccgcATGCCCCCCCTTGCGCacacccccttgcacacccagccgcacacacccccccccacccgctcCCACCCCGGGCCTGGGACCCCTCTTGGGTCCATCTGGTGCCAGGCACAAGCCTGTGGCCATCACCgaccccagggtgggggtcccaagcccccccagccagggctccccgtGGGCAGCActgccttgtccccatccctgtccctgtgcctgtccccgtccccgtccccgtcttGTGTCCCGTCGCTGTGCCAGGGGCAccgccaggctggggggggcagaccCCGGGGAACGGGGGGCGCAGAGCCTGGCGtggcccccccgcaccccgctgtCCCTGTGCTCTTCCCTCCGGAGATGTTTCTGCATGGGGGGGTGCACGGTTCCcgtggggggaggcagcggccgcATCCTGCTGGTgcctggctgggggctgccggggggctcgaggggcgcggggggctgcgtggctgctgggggggctgtgggggggccgCGCACTGCAACCACTGCATGTGGGGAAGGGGCTCCCGGCCCCCCACCACGGAGGGGGCTCTGCCGCTCTCTCCAGCTGGGGGGGGTTCCAGCCCCCGTCCGGCTCTGCTCCGGGTCCTGCTGCTCTGGCCCCAAAATCTTCCCTTCTGGCAATGCGGGGAGGGGCTGGTCCTTGCTCACCCCTTGGCTTCCACTGGcccagagctggggaggggaccccGCAGTCCTGCCCCCCCCAactgcagctgctgtgccccaggGAGCGCagagcagggaaactgaggcacgagcaGAGGCCCCCCCATTCCCACGCCAAAGCACGAGGGTCCCCGACGGGAGACCTGGCCACGCAGGGCTGAGCAGAGAGagagacggacggacggacggacggcaGACGGCGGgtgtggggggccgggggggccgagggCCGAGCGGGCACCGACGCCTGCCCCCCTCCACAGGCTTCTCGGTGGACTCGGGCGCGGGGCTGACGCGGAGGCGGGAGCTGAGCTTCGTCACCGGAGCCCCCCGCGCCAACCACACCGGGGCCGTGGTCATCCTGCGCCGCGACAGTGCCAACCGCCTGGTGCCCGAGGCCGTGCTGCCCGGCCAGCAGCTCACCTCCGCCTTCGGCTACGCCGTCGCCGTGCTTGACCTCAACAGCGATGGGTGAGTTTTTGGGGATCCCCCCGGCCGTGGCAGCTTGGCCCCCCCAATCTTGGTGCCGGGGCATCGCCCTGGCTCGGTGCACCGGGACAGTTTGCCGTGGCCGGGAGGGTGACGGAGCCGCCGTCCCCACAGCTGGATGGACCTGGTGGTGGGGGCCCCCCACTTTTTTGAGCGCAAGGAGGAGATCGGGGGGGCCGCCTACGTCTACATCAACCCGGCGGGGCGCTGGGACTCCGCCACCCCCCTCCGCCTCAACGGCACCCGCGGCTCCATGTTCGGCATCGCCCTCAGCACCGCCGGGGACCTCAACCAGGACGGCTTTGAGGGtgaggggctcggggggggctctggggtccccaTGGGCTGGGACACAGCCtgcgtcccactggggggggagatGGTGGCACCGGGGGCTGCATCCCACAGAGGGTCCTGGGAGGGGTCTTggcccccccccacctgcccttGCCCCCCCAGACCTGGCCGTGGGAGCCCCCTTCGACGGCGCCGGCAAAGTCTACATCTACCATGGCAGCAACCTGGGCATCGTGGCAAAGCCGGCACAGGTgagggggtgcggggctggggggtgcatTGCCCATCGCCCCCCCGCCGGTTCGCGGAGTCACGGGCGCCTTGTCCCCAGGTCCTGGATGGGGAGGGCGTGGGGGTGACGGCCTTCGGGTACTCCCTCTCGGGGGGGCTGGACGTGGATGGGAACCTCTACCCCGACCTGCTCGTCGGTTCCCTCTCCGACACCGTCGTGCTGTACAGGTGAGTGCCCGCcaccgcagccccggccccaacCGGGGCAGCCCCTCCCCACGGGCATCCCCCATCCCCGGGCATCGCCCCCCGGGCATCCCCCATCCCCAAGCATCCCCCATCCCCGGGCATCCCCCCCCAGGCATCCCCCATCCCCGGGCATCCCCCATCCCCGGGCATCGCCCCCCAGGCATCCCCCATCCCTGGGCATCCCCCATCCCCAGGCATCCCCCATCACAGGGCTCCCCTCAAACCCTCCCAGGACTTCCCCTGACCCAGGGGGTCCCTGGTCCCTGGGCACGGCCAGGGGTCCCGTGCAGGGGCAAGTGCCGGGTGTGTGCAAGGCTCGGGGTGCCCTCGGGGGGGACCCAGCCTGGCACCCCCTGTTTCTCCCCGGCAGGGCCCGGCCGGTCGTCCACGTCTCCAGGAAcgtctccctgctcccccccaacATCGACCTGGAGCAGAGCAACTGCCAGCACCAGGAGGGTGTCTGGTGGGTGCCACCCGCTCCCCCCtgccgcctcccctccccgggcacacagccggggcacggccaggggtgGGTGCCACCCGCCTCACCCTGTGCCCCCGCAGCGTGGACGTCCGAGCCTGCTTCAGCTACACGGCCAGTCCCACCAGCTACAGCCCCCGCCTCGGTGAGCGCGGTGGGGACGGGCTGCGGGCCGGGGGACCTCGGGGCTGAGCCACAGCGGGAACAGGAGCCCCccgggtgggaggggaggggcaCCCAGCATCGCGCCCGTCCCTCTCCCCCCAGTGCTGGAGTACGTGTTTGATGCCGACACGGACCGCCGGCGGCTGGGCCAGGCCCCCCGCGTCTCCTTCCTCGGCCGCCGTCCATCGGACCCCGAGCACCAGTTCTCCGACACGGTGGAGCTGCCCCGGCAGCACGCCCGCGCCTGCGTCAAAGCCACCTTCCAGCTCCAGGTGCATCCCCAGCCTCATCCTCACCCCCGTCCTCAgcctcatccccatccctgtctccatccccatcctcatccctgttTCCACCCCTattcctcatccccatcccatccccatcctcatccctgttTCCACCCCCATTCCTCATCCCCacccccatcctcatccccatcctcatccctatCCTcatccctgtctccatccccttcctcatcctcatcccatcctcatccccatccccatccccatcctcatccctatCCTcatccctgtctccatccccttcctcatcctcatcccatcctcatccccatccccatccccatccccatccccatccccatccccatcctcatctttatccccatcctcatccccatcccatcctcatccccgtccccatccccatccccatccccatccccatcccatccccgtccccgtccccatccccatcccatccccgtccccgtccccgtccccatccccgtccccatccccatccccatcccatccccatccccatcctcatccccatcctcatccctgtttccatccccatccccgttcctcatccccatccccatcctcatctctatccccatccccatccccatccccatcccatccccatcccatccccatccccatccccatccccatccccatcccatccccatcccatccccatccccatccccattcctcatccccatcccatccccatccccatccccatccccatccccatcccatccccatcccatccccatccccatccccatccccattcctcatccccatcccatccccgtccccattcccatcccatccccatccccgtccccgtccccatccccatccccatccccatccccatcccatccccatccccatcctcatccccatcctcatccctgtttccatccccatccccgttcctcatccccatcccatccccatccccatccccatccccatccccatccccatccccatccccatcccatccccatccccatccccatccccatcccatccccatcccatccccatccccatccccatccccatccccatccccatccccatcccatccccatccccatccccatccccatccccatccccatccccatcccatccccatcccatcctcatcctcatccccgtccccgtccccatccccatccccatcccatccccatccccgtccccgtccccatccccgtcccccccgtgtcccccctcgCCCTCACCCtcgcccgccctgcccgcaggACAGCATCCGTGACAAGCTGCGCCCCATCACCGTCACCCTCGCCTACGGCATCCAGGGAGCCGGGGCCAcgcggcagagccggggggctgcTCGGCAGAGCCGGGGGGCCACCCTGCCGCCCCTGTCACCGGTcctcagcccccagcagcccagcagccaCCGCACCGAGGTGGGGACCCGGCCGCGttccccccccgctgccccgggggtCCGGGGCGCAGCGTCCCACAGGCGGGGGCTGCCTgcagtgtccccgtccccccgtgtccccccaggtgCATTTCCTGAAGCAGGGCTGCGGGGACGACAAGATCTGCCAGAGCAACCTCCAGCTCCGCTTCCAGTTCTGCGCCCGCCTCGGGGACGCCGAtttcctgcccctgcccaggtgaggggggccggggcgctgccCCCGGGTGCCCACCCcgcggggtgctggggacaccccgggggtgCTGACGGCAGCTCTGCCCCCAGGGGCGCGGATGGCACCGCCGTCTTTGCCATGAGCGACCAGAAGGACGTGGCCCTGGAGATCCAGGTCACCAACCTGCCCTCGGACCCGGCGGagccgcagcgggacggggacgATGCCCACGAGGCCCTGCTCACCGCCACCTTCCCCCCGGAGCTGCCCTACTCCGCCCTGCGCCCCTACGACAGCCGGGCGCCCTCGGTgcggcggggcctgggggggtgagggtggggagCTCTGGGGGTGGTaccgagggtgctgggggcagagggatggGGTGGTCCCGGGGGGGCAGAAGGATGGGGACGAttctgggggtgcagagggatTGGGGACAGTCCTGGGGACGCCGGAGGGACAGGGCtggtcccgggggggctgggggtgtgggATGGGGTCAgacctggggatggggacggtcctgggggtgcagagggatTGGGGACAGTCCTGGGGACGCCGGAGGGACAGGGCtggtcccgggggggctgggggtgtgggATGGGGTCAgacctggggatggggacggtcctgggggtgcagagggatTTGGGACGGTCCTGGGGACACCGGAGGGACAGGGCtggtcccgggggggctgggggtgtgggATGAGGATGGTCCTTGGGatgcagagggctggggctgatcctgggggtgcagagggctggggtggtgctgggggtgcaggagggggttAGTCCTGGGGCGCAGCGGGCTGGGGGGATGCCAGGAGCGGGGGCTCAGCTCTCGGCCCCCCAGGACAAGCCGGTGGTGTGCCTCGCCAACCAGAACGGCTCGCAGGTGGAGTGCGAGCTGGGGAACCCCATGAAACGCGGAGCCCAGGTGGGcgcagctccccgctccccccggccccccgccccggccccggccccagccctcacccctctgcccccaggtGCGGTTCTTCCTCATCCTCAGCACCCTGGGCATCACCATCCAGACCACGGACCTGGCGGTGGAGCTGGCCCTGTCCACGTGAgccccggggggggtcgggggccTTCGCGGCGGAGCCCCGTGCTGGGCATTTGCAGGGGGGGTTCGGGGTGATGCCCGCCCCGAccccccctgcctctccccaggaTCAGTGAGCAGCCGGGGCTGGAGCCGGTGGTGGCTCGCGCCCGCGTGGTCATCGAGCTGCCGCTCTCGGTGACGGGGTGAGTGAGGGCGGGATGGGGgtccgggccccccccggggctgccctgacccCCGGCTGTCCCCACAGCGTGGCCGTGCCATCCCGGCTCTTCTTCGGCGGGGTGGTGCGGGGGGAGAGCGCCGTGCGGCGGGAGAGCCAGGTGGGCAGCGCCGTGCGCTTCGAGGTCACGGTGAGTCGCCCCGACGCCTGgctcccgcggcgggggggcgggggggtgcgcggggggacgggggtctcagccccgctgctccccttCCCGCCCCGTGCTCCTGGATGGGGGgtggctgcggggcggcggggtcCGTGcggggggcagctgtggggtggggggtccgAGCTGACCCGCTCACGCCGCTGTCCCCCCCCCGCAGGTCTCCAACCGGGGCCAGTCGCTGAAGACGCTGGGCTCGGCCTTCCTCACCCTCCTCTGGCCCCACGAGATCAGCAACGGGAAATGGCTGCTCTACCCCCTGCACCTGCAGCTGGCGGCTcccgcggggcaggggggggcctgcagcccccccgccaaccCGCTGCGCCTGGCCCTGGTACCGCAGCGGGAGGGGGGCGCGGGGATGCGCcggtgcccggggggggtccGTGCCGCCCCCCTCCATGCCCGTCCTTCCCCCCTCCAGGAGACGCCAGGGGAGGCTGACGCCACCGAGGCGCCCGCCTCGGGGTCCTGGTGGGTGCCGGCGCCCGCGGAGAGGAGGAGGAACGTCACGCtggtgagtggggctggggagcacccacgCCTGGGGTACCCCTGCTCATGGGGTGCACCCACTCCTGGGGAGCACCTACTCCTGGGGTACTCCTGCCTCTGGGGAGCACCCACTTCTGGGGAGCACCCACTCCTGGGGTACCCCTGCTTCTGGGGAGCACCCACTCCT from Calonectris borealis chromosome 30, bCalBor7.hap1.2, whole genome shotgun sequence includes the following:
- the ITGA7 gene encoding integrin alpha-7 isoform X3 → MAGARWLWLPWLSLRLLASAAFNLDATSTLLKDGDKGSLFGFSVALHRQLSPEPAGWLLVGAPQAPALPSQGANRTGGLFACPLTPELSDCWRVPIDEGVDLRRESKENQWLGVSVKSQGAGGKIVTCAHLYEARHRVRQPLETRDVIGRCFVLSQDLRVRDELDGGEWKFCEGRPQGHDRFGSCQQGLAAAFSPDHHYILFGAPGTYNWKGLLFVTNVDSSDPDQLVYKTPEPSEKVPGAAGDVAQNSYLGFSVDSGAGLTRRRELSFVTGAPRANHTGAVVILRRDSANRLVPEAVLPGQQLTSAFGYAVAVLDLNSDGWMDLVVGAPHFFERKEEIGGAAYVYINPAGRWDSATPLRLNGTRGSMFGIALSTAGDLNQDGFEDLAVGAPFDGAGKVYIYHGSNLGIVAKPAQVLDGEGVGVTAFGYSLSGGLDVDGNLYPDLLVGSLSDTVVLYRARPVVHVSRNVSLLPPNIDLEQSNCQHQEGVCVDVRACFSYTASPTSYSPRLVLEYVFDADTDRRRLGQAPRVSFLGRRPSDPEHQFSDTVELPRQHARACVKATFQLQDSIRDKLRPITVTLAYGIQGAGATRQSRGAARQSRGATLPPLSPVLSPQQPSSHRTEVHFLKQGCGDDKICQSNLQLRFQFCARLGDADFLPLPRGADGTAVFAMSDQKDVALEIQVTNLPSDPAEPQRDGDDAHEALLTATFPPELPYSALRPYDSRAPSDKPVVCLANQNGSQVECELGNPMKRGAQVRFFLILSTLGITIQTTDLAVELALSTISEQPGLEPVVARARVVIELPLSVTGVAVPSRLFFGGVVRGESAVRRESQVGSAVRFEVTVSNRGQSLKTLGSAFLTLLWPHEISNGKWLLYPLHLQLAAPAGQGGACSPPANPLRLALVPQREGGAGMRRCPGGVRAAPLHARPSPLQETPGEADATEAPASGSWWVPAPAERRRNVTLDCAQGTARCLAFRCPLQSFERAAVLTARGRLWNSTFLEEYLAVTSVELIVRASVSVTSSIKNLVLKDASTQIPVSIYLDPGAAVAGGVPWWVVLLAVLAGVLVLALLVFILWKLGFFRRARYAPPAVPQYHAVKIPREERQQFREEKTGTIQRKEWAANLSEASDGHVAPSSA
- the ITGA7 gene encoding integrin alpha-7 isoform X2, whose product is MAGARWLWLPWLSLRLLASAAFNLDATSTLLKDGDKGSLFGFSVALHRQLSPEPAGWLLVGAPQAPALPSQGANRTGGLFACPLTPELSDCWRVPIDEGVDLRRESKENQWLGVSVKSQGAGGKIVTCAHLYEARHRVRQPLETRDVIGRCFVLSQDLRVRDELDGGEWKFCEGRPQGHDRFGSCQQGLAAAFSPDHHYILFGAPGTYNWKGNLRVELLNQSSLDLLRYDDGPYEAGGEKDQDPSLIPVPANSYFGFSVDSGAGLTRRRELSFVTGAPRANHTGAVVILRRDSANRLVPEAVLPGQQLTSAFGYAVAVLDLNSDGWMDLVVGAPHFFERKEEIGGAAYVYINPAGRWDSATPLRLNGTRGSMFGIALSTAGDLNQDGFEDLAVGAPFDGAGKVYIYHGSNLGIVAKPAQVLDGEGVGVTAFGYSLSGGLDVDGNLYPDLLVGSLSDTVVLYRARPVVHVSRNVSLLPPNIDLEQSNCQHQEGVCVDVRACFSYTASPTSYSPRLVLEYVFDADTDRRRLGQAPRVSFLGRRPSDPEHQFSDTVELPRQHARACVKATFQLQDSIRDKLRPITVTLAYGIQGAGATRQSRGAARQSRGATLPPLSPVLSPQQPSSHRTEVHFLKQGCGDDKICQSNLQLRFQFCARLGDADFLPLPRGADGTAVFAMSDQKDVALEIQVTNLPSDPAEPQRDGDDAHEALLTATFPPELPYSALRPYDSRAPSDKPVVCLANQNGSQVECELGNPMKRGAQVRFFLILSTLGITIQTTDLAVELALSTISEQPGLEPVVARARVVIELPLSVTGVAVPSRLFFGGVVRGESAVRRESQVGSAVRFEVTVSNRGQSLKTLGSAFLTLLWPHEISNGKWLLYPLHLQLAAPAGQGGACSPPANPLRLALVPQREGGAGMRRCPGGVRAAPLHARPSPLQETPGEADATEAPASGSWWVPAPAERRRNVTLDCAQGTARCLAFRCPLQSFERAAVLTARGRLWNSTFLEEYLAVTSVELIVRASVSVTSSIKNLVLKDASTQIPVSIYLDPGAAVAGGVPWWVVLLAVLAGVLVLALLVFILWKLGFFRRARYAPPAVPQYHAVKIPREERQQFREEKTGTIQRKEWAANLSEASDGHVAPSSA
- the ITGA7 gene encoding integrin alpha-7 isoform X1, yielding MAGARWLWLPWLSLRLLASAAFNLDATSTLLKDGDKGSLFGFSVALHRQLSPEPAGWLLVGAPQAPALPSQGANRTGGLFACPLTPELSDCWRVPIDEGVDLRRESKENQWLGVSVKSQGAGGKIVTCAHLYEARHRVRQPLETRDVIGRCFVLSQDLRVRDELDGGEWKFCEGRPQGHDRFGSCQQGLAAAFSPDHHYILFGAPGTYNWKGNLRVELLNQSSLDLLRYDDGPYEAGGEKDQDPSLIPVPANSYFGLLFVTNVDSSDPDQLVYKTPEPSEKVPGAAGDVAQNSYLGFSVDSGAGLTRRRELSFVTGAPRANHTGAVVILRRDSANRLVPEAVLPGQQLTSAFGYAVAVLDLNSDGWMDLVVGAPHFFERKEEIGGAAYVYINPAGRWDSATPLRLNGTRGSMFGIALSTAGDLNQDGFEDLAVGAPFDGAGKVYIYHGSNLGIVAKPAQVLDGEGVGVTAFGYSLSGGLDVDGNLYPDLLVGSLSDTVVLYRARPVVHVSRNVSLLPPNIDLEQSNCQHQEGVCVDVRACFSYTASPTSYSPRLVLEYVFDADTDRRRLGQAPRVSFLGRRPSDPEHQFSDTVELPRQHARACVKATFQLQDSIRDKLRPITVTLAYGIQGAGATRQSRGAARQSRGATLPPLSPVLSPQQPSSHRTEVHFLKQGCGDDKICQSNLQLRFQFCARLGDADFLPLPRGADGTAVFAMSDQKDVALEIQVTNLPSDPAEPQRDGDDAHEALLTATFPPELPYSALRPYDSRAPSDKPVVCLANQNGSQVECELGNPMKRGAQVRFFLILSTLGITIQTTDLAVELALSTISEQPGLEPVVARARVVIELPLSVTGVAVPSRLFFGGVVRGESAVRRESQVGSAVRFEVTVSNRGQSLKTLGSAFLTLLWPHEISNGKWLLYPLHLQLAAPAGQGGACSPPANPLRLALVPQREGGAGMRRCPGGVRAAPLHARPSPLQETPGEADATEAPASGSWWVPAPAERRRNVTLDCAQGTARCLAFRCPLQSFERAAVLTARGRLWNSTFLEEYLAVTSVELIVRASVSVTSSIKNLVLKDASTQIPVSIYLDPGAAVAGGVPWWVVLLAVLAGVLVLALLVFILWKLGFFRRARYAPPAVPQYHAVKIPREERQQFREEKTGTIQRKEWAANLSEASDGHVAPSSA